A window of the Clupea harengus chromosome 8, Ch_v2.0.2, whole genome shotgun sequence genome harbors these coding sequences:
- the tmem218 gene encoding transmembrane protein 218 has protein sequence MTGMFSGVGTGVFLIALVWIVACALTILLSRTTGATKLGIVPVLLLAIIITLILLFFPRASEVPSPVKEVEIVDNFFIGRYVLLSLVSVVFLAVLFMLLPLHLLEPVYAKPLRTH, from the exons ATGACTGGAATGTTTTCGGGAGTAGGTACAGGAGTTTTCCTTATTGCTCTTGTATGGATTGTAGCTTGCGCATTGACCATACTTCTATCAAGAACAACAGGCGCAACGAA ATTAGGCATCGTCCCTGTTCTCCTCCTGGCTATCATCATAACCTTGATTCTCCTGTTCTTCCCTCGCGCCTCCGAGGTTCCTTCTCCTGTCAAGGAAGTTGAG ATTGTGGACAATTTCTTCATTGGGCGGTACGTGCTGTTGTCCCTGGTCAGCGTAGTGTTCTTGGCAGTGCTCTTCATGTTGTTGCCCCTTCATCTGCTGGAGCCAGTCTATGCCAAGCCCCTGAGAACTCACTAG